In Gammaproteobacteria bacterium, the DNA window GAGGATAGTTCGCCGACCTCATTCGCTCTTCCTCATAACCAAAGTGCTTCTGGGTATACTCAACCAGACTATCCAGCAATTCCTTAATTTGAACCTGGGCGCTCTGCGTTGCCATGGCATCGTGCAAGGTATTGATCATTTCCACCAGTTTTTGATGCTGTTGATCTAACATGGCGTCGCCGACACTCAGCGCAGGACTCCATTCGATAAACGCTCCTTTTCCGCTCTTCTGCACTTTACCATCTGTTGGTAACCGGGCAGACAAGGATTGAGTAGGCGGCTGTTGTTTGGAAGAAGATACTGTCACCTTTTGGTCATCGGGCATGACGTGTGCGGCTTGCTGCTCATCCAGCCTGAAGAACGTCATCAGCGCTTGTAGTTCCTGAGCCTGCTCACCCATCGATTGACTGGCGGCGGCGGTTTCTTCCACCAGCGCTGCATTCTGTTGCGTGACCTGGTCCATCTGTAAAATGGCCTTGTTGACCTGCTCAATGCCCGACGCCTGTTCGCGCGCCGCCGCCGCCATCTCGGCCACAATGTCGCTGACTTTCTTGACCGCGGTGACAATCTCGCGCAGGGTCTTGCCGGACTGTTCGACCAGCTTGCCGCCCTCCTCCACCTTGGCCACGCTGTCGGTGATCAGCGCCTTGATCTCCTTAGCGGCGTCCGCGCTGCGCTGGGCCAGTTTGCGCACCTCCGCGGCGACCACGGCAAAACCCCGGCCCTGTTCGCCAGCCCGCGCCGCTTCCACGGCGGCGTTCAAAGCCAGCAGATTGGTTTGAAAGGCGATTTCGTCGATGACGCTGATGATGTCGGCAATCTTGCGGCTGCTGGCGCTGATCGCGCTCATCGCCGTAGTCGCCTGATCGACCACTTGTCCGCCCTGTTCCGCCTGGTTCCGCGCCGCGTCGGCTAGTTGATTGGCCTGTCCGGCATTATCGGCGCTTTGCTTCACAGTCGAAGTCAATTCTTCCATGCTGGAAGCCGTCTCTTCCAGAGCCGAAGCCTGCTCCTCGGTGCGTTGCGAGAGATCCGCGCTGCCTTGGGCGATCTCGGCGGCGGCTGAACTGACTTGCGCCGTGGCTTGTTGGACATCCCCGACAATCTGCCGTAAGTGTTCGCTCATGTCTTGCATAGCGCTGAGCAGTTGTCCGGTTTCATCCTTAGAGGTCGCCTCAACCTTGACCGTCAGGTCGCCCGCAGCAATCTGGCTCGATGCTGCTACTGCGGTGCGCAAAGGGCGAGTGATCTGGCGGACTACCCACCAGGCCCATAGCGCGATAAGACCGAAGCTGATCAGTAGAATCACGCCAGTCCACCAACGCAAACGGTAGACGGCAGCCAGTGCTTCTGCTTCATCAAGCTCGGCGATCAATGCCCAAGTGAATTCTCCAATATTGATGGGCGTATAAGCGGACAGCACTGAACTCCCTCGATAATCAGCAATGATTCTGGCGTCAGTTTTGCCCGCCAGCGCCTCGCGGGAAGCCTCAGTGTCCACGCCGTTTTCTTCGATAGTTCCAGCAAACGAGGCTTTGACCGAACGATTTTTCGCATCCAGGAAGGAGTCAGAACGCATCCGCTTGTCAGGACCGACCAAATAAGTTTCGCCGGTTTCGCCTAAGCCGTCACGGTGCTGCATGATAGCGTTAATGTCATCGAGGGAAAATTGCAGGGCGAACACATATTGGACTTTATCATCATGCACCAATGGCTTGGCGACAAAGGCGGCGGGTTCATTATTACTCGGTTCGTAAGGCTCAAAATCCTCAAACTCAAATTGTCGAGTTTCCATCGTCTTACGAAATACTTTACCCAGACCGGAGTCTTTGTAAGGGCCATTCAGCAAATTCGTGCGATAGTCACTTTCCTTGGCTACGGTATAAAAAACCTGACCATTGGGATGAATAAGAAAGAGATCATAAAATCCCAGTTTCTCCTTATAAAAAGCCAAAAGATCCTGGGTGGTTCCTGGTAATTGTTGTGTCAGTGCTTCCTCCAAATCCATTTTAGTCACGGCTGCCCATGACAAACCCTTAATGTCGAGAGGATCGGCGATAACTATCACTAATTTGCCGGCGCTGTCGGTATAGATATCACTGACGGCCTGCCCCGATAAAGCCTTGCGCAGATAAGCAGGGGCGCGCTCAGCAAGATCGTAACCGACGACATATTGCCCCCCACCCATGGTTTGCATGTTGCTACGGAACTCAAATCGATCGCCGACCTTGGCTGCGAAGTAGGTTTCGCCGCTTTTACCCAGATCTTCGCGATTTGCCACAATTGCGTTTAATGCGGCTGGCGACCACTTGAAAACCAGCACGCCCAAAGTATTCCCATCCTGGATGATCGGCGCGCTGAAAAAAGCGAATTGACGGCCATCACTCGGCGCATAGGGCGCAAAATCTTGTATCGAAACACCGGAAAGTCCCTGCTGAAACGCTCTAGCAAGCGCGCTGTCCTTCAGAATGTCATCGGTATAAACCTGATGACCTAATACGGATTGACTGGCTGTGCTATAGACTACGATGCCTTCCTGGCTGATCAACAATAAATCGTCATAGCTGTGGTCTTGGGCATAAGCAGCTAAAGCACTGCTATTTTCTGCGCCGGAAGCGCGTGTAAATGCTTTCAATGCATCCGCAATATCAGCACTCCGCGCCATCGCTTCGATCATCTCGAGTTGACGCTGGACGGTTCGCTCCGCTCGATCTTTCGCATCCTTTTGAATACGGTCAAGATCTTTTAATGCATAGCGCCAAAAGTACT includes these proteins:
- a CDS encoding bacteriohemerythrin, giving the protein MTLNIRNLKLGVKLSAAFLLIGVLPALIVGLIALYEASNSLSQQAFQQLESLRETKKKQVEGVFENAKIDMDVLIDSQKYFWRYALKDLDRIQKDAKDRAERTVQRQLEMIEAMARSADIADALKAFTRASGAENSSALAAYAQDHSYDDLLLISQEGIVVYSTASQSVLGHQVYTDDILKDSALARAFQQGLSGVSIQDFAPYAPSDGRQFAFFSAPIIQDGNTLGVLVFKWSPAALNAIVANREDLGKSGETYFAAKVGDRFEFRSNMQTMGGGQYVVGYDLAERAPAYLRKALSGQAVSDIYTDSAGKLVIVIADPLDIKGLSWAAVTKMDLEEALTQQLPGTTQDLLAFYKEKLGFYDLFLIHPNGQVFYTVAKESDYRTNLLNGPYKDSGLGKVFRKTMETRQFEFEDFEPYEPSNNEPAAFVAKPLVHDDKVQYVFALQFSLDDINAIMQHRDGLGETGETYLVGPDKRMRSDSFLDAKNRSVKASFAGTIEENGVDTEASREALAGKTDARIIADYRGSSVLSAYTPINIGEFTWALIAELDEAEALAAVYRLRWWTGVILLISFGLIALWAWWVVRQITRPLRTAVAASSQIAAGDLTVKVEATSKDETGQLLSAMQDMSEHLRQIVGDVQQATAQVSSAAAEIAQGSADLSQRTEEQASALEETASSMEELTSTVKQSADNAGQANQLADAARNQAEQGGQVVDQATTAMSAISASSRKIADIISVIDEIAFQTNLLALNAAVEAARAGEQGRGFAVVAAEVRKLAQRSADAAKEIKALITDSVAKVEEGGKLVEQSGKTLREIVTAVKKVSDIVAEMAAAAREQASGIEQVNKAILQMDQVTQQNAALVEETAAASQSMGEQAQELQALMTFFRLDEQQAAHVMPDDQKVTVSSSKQQPPTQSLSARLPTDGKVQKSGKGAFIEWSPALSVGDAMLDQQHQKLVEMINTLHDAMATQSAQVQIKELLDSLVEYTQKHFGYEEERMRSANYPHLARHQRLHTDLLNQVGALYDKFKRGKKINMELMQFLKDWLVNHIQKTDKQYSPYLQEQE